ATTTACAGCACCCATGGAGCAATTTGAAGGTTAAGGGCTGTAGGCAGTAATGGGACttgaaccagcaactttccaAATAGCAGTGAAGATCCTTCACCTCAGAGCCACCTCTGCCcttgataggtagatagatgtgaaagtcactatacaaatgatagatagatagatagatagatagatagatagatagatagatagatagatagatagatagatagatagatagatagatagatagatagatagatagatagatagatagcactgcATAATAAACTGACATATATGAAAAGggtggcagcatggtggtgcagtggtagaagAAGACCAGAGTTTgtgttctgggtcctccctgcatgtaatttgcatgttctccccatatctgggTGTGTTTCCTTttgggtgctcaggtttccttctACTGTCTGAAGACATCCAGGTTAAGTTAAATGATGATACTAAATTGGTTttagtgtgtgtttttgttgtctgtgtgtgtgtgtgtattttcccattgatagactggcatcctgcccagggtttcttcctgcccggcaccctatgttagctgggattaAGCAGATCAGAAAATAACATGACAATTCTTACCTTgcaatcattcatttatttaagtattgGCTAAAGGTCCCCTTAATTATTTTTAGAGTGCACTTTATTATGGTTTTGGAGAGCTACTGTTATTGCtaaattacatactgtaaatatgtgtAAGCTTACTCTGAGATGAACGGATGTCCTGTTCACAGCCTTACATCTAATTCATGACAGGAAAATCTCTGGCTTctcatgacatactgtatatgaaagagaTTATATAAAAGAAAGACTGAGAGAGAAAAGTATAGATATAAATGATGAACAAGATGGACAgatgtatataatagatagatagactgatagaGAGAaaggaaatgtgctatatgataGCTACATTTGAAAGTGGcctacagtatatgatagatcATTCACAATTATCCTACAAGTGCATGGACAGAGCAAAGAATTACAGAGACCTTTGCCACAAATACATTATGGAGTTGTGTCAGGCAATAGGGTcctcctagatagatagatagatagatagatagatagatagatagatagatagatagatagatagatagatagatagatagatagatagatagataacaataaATTTGGACATGAACTAAATCAAATATTTAATTAGACAACAGCTttattcaaagtcacttaaaacattttaaatgctttacaaatgttggccagGCGGGAAAATAATTTGCAGAGGATCACACAGTTAGTCAGTGGTAAGGACTGAACAAGGATTCTTGTGAGTTACAGTCCATTTTCCCAGCCACACTttacctaatttttaattttcttacaccattttctgcttctttcatTGTGTGGTCACAGTGCATTGGCATGTGATGCTGGTAAAGAGTGTAGCTAAGACAGACCTTTTTCCCGCCTGCCCCAAGCCCTCTGTATTCTTACTGTTTTTGTAATTTCAGAAATGAACCTAGCTGCATTTTgcaaacagaaaatgtatatatatttccaTGTATATCTAATTATGAGCAACACCAGCTGAAAAGTAAGACATGCTGCAACAGTTGATATTAATTCTGAAGGAACACAACAATAGCCAGATACATAAAATCCATTTTATCTTCAGAATGAAAAGGATTAATCACAGTCCATCTGTGTTTACGTCATATTGCAACTTTCAGTACTGAAAAGAACCTCAAGGTGCtttatatttctcaaatatctgAAACATAAGTAGTCTGCATGACTTACTTGGGGTCACTCATTGAGCCAGATGTGGAGATTGAACCAGCAGACCTGTGGTTTATATCCCAATATGTTTGTTACTGCATTACCCTACCAAGAAGCTTTTGataatgtttttttcctttaaaatgcatatgttttgtttattttatagtgAGCCAGTACACTATATAaggatttttgcattttattgctgaaAAGTGTTTTGATCACTGCCCATGTTCCTTTTTTACCATTTAGAGTTGATTAATACATAATACTGAATATTTTCAATGACCCAACATAGGAAAAAGTAGTTTCTGTATGAAAAAGTACGTACATTAACCACTGTCCATCTttgtcattctttaaaaaattggAGCCCATAATAGTAtgcatctttaaaataaaattgggcCTTTCGGTTTTGAAGCAAGGTGAATAGTGATATCTTAGGCAACTATACCTGTGAAATGATTGATCTCTTCTCTTTAGTTATTGAGTCCCTCGAGTACCTGACAGTATCAGTTTTCAATTGTCCATAATCCCACTGTTCTTCTGTCATGGTTAATGTTTCCCTCACATCATTGTGGATGTAATATCTGAGTTCTGAGAACTGGAACGACTAGACTTCCATTGTACATTTCGTTTTGTCAGGCCAGTTTTtacaagaaattttaaaaagttttgtttaaacttttccCCCACAAAGGCATACAGAAAAGGATTAATACAACTGTGGAGAAGACCCAGGCTCTGTGTGGCCAAAAGGGCTAGATCAATAGAATAGCGTTTCTCACAGGTATGAGGAAATAACCCGGCTCGCATTGCTGTGTCCAACATTACTACGATATGATAGGGCATCCAAcagaaaagaaaaccagaaacCACTGAGACAATCACTttcattgctttttgttttccaaAGCTGCGAGTCTGTAGCAATCGAGAAACTGTGATTCCATAGCAGATCAGCATGATTGTTAAAGGCAGCAGAAATCCTAACACATGCCGAAGCATCCTTATAGAAAAACGCCAGTGATCAGACGTCTGGGGATTATATTCCTCATAGCAGACAGTTTTTGTCAAATTTAAAGGCTTAAAGGCATGGTTATGAAGAACTGGCAAAGAAAGGATGACCCCGAGTAACCAAACTATAATACACAACAACCAGCTAAAAAATGGCATtctcttctttttggtctttACAGCCCAAACAATGGCCAGATAACGATCAATGCTAATGCATACCAAAAAGAGGATACTGCTGTAGAAATTAATTTCCTGAATAAGGCTAATAAGTTTGCACATTGCATTGCCAAACACCCAGCCTTGCATGGCACTAATACCCCAAAAGGGAATTGTTAAAGCGAAGAACACATCAGCCAGTGCCAGGTGGAAAAGGTAAATGTCCGATGGTACAAGAGAGCGGTAGTTGGTCCCAATCACAACTGCAACCATGAGGTTTCCTGGAATCGCAATCAGAAAAATGAGCAGGTAACCAACAAATATCCAATAGGACAATTCAGGCTTTATGTCGACAGGAAGACAGATGATGGTTGATGGATCAACTATGAAGGATTCATTCTCCACATATGAATCTTCATAAACCGACAGCACttcaaaatcagaaagagacatctttcctgttgaaaaataaaacatgtagttTAGGTCAGGAAGACTATTGGAAAATATTGCATCTGTAAACCTTGCCCCTTCCTCTCAGCTCGACACTGATGACAAGAGAATGTTTCCCCATAATAGCGCAGAACATTGTACAAAAGAGGAGTAGTTTTAAGCATTTTTAAAGTACTGGGTGTGGTTGCTTATTACTTGTATTGGTGTTCTTCCTTGCATTTCAATGGTTCACTGTGTTAGTTCTGATTGGTAGTCTGTACTGGCTGGGCAGTGCCAATAGATCTTTTAAGAgctgataaaataaaaagctatTGATGTCTTCTTTGCTGAATAACCAAAATAATCAATATGATACACAATAAGTTGCTATCTCATCTGTGTGACAAAGGACATCTGTTATTATGGATAACTGGCTCTTTCATTAAGTAACAACTGTTGCATTGTGTGTTTCCTTGCAACTCATTATCTTGAGTCAGTTTTGGTGCAAACTGCTGTTTCAcatcaaataaatgaagaaatcagAAGAAATAGTGGAATTGCAACATGGTTATGATTCTAATGTTTCTTTATGCCATATGTTTGGCTGCCCTGTAGCCATAACTGGAGGTGCAATATGTGCCTTACTTACTTACATCTTAATGATGGCAGTCACCCCTAAAGGGTCAAAGTAAGTACATCATTTGTCACATTcacaaattttgaaaatgaacctagactggaaaaatattttttgaaaggaaagaagaaaaaggagggaGAGAGAAACTGACCAAGATGTCATCTTGTAAATCTTACTACTATAGATGCATAGTGCAATTTGGTATCTACAACTCATCCCTTTTTCTATTTAATGTGCACCATTGATCTTATGCTAGGAGACAAGGAAGTCAGTGGTCTCCTCTGACTTTGTTTGTCAAAAAAATGAACATGGCCCTTATTTTATCCACCTTTCCTCCTTCACCTCTTTGCAGTATCCCATAGACCAAGCCTGCCTGACAAGTTCTCTTTCGATTTTGATGGATTTCTCCAAGGTTATGATTACAAAGACATGATGTAAGTTTAACGGGCAATGTATTTCAAAGCCATGAGAATAGGAGTGACCACATGCCTACTGTTGAGCGCCTTACCTTGTATTCTGTGCTAGCAGTTTAGTCATCTTATTAATTTGTGTACCTGTTGTTTAGAGTCTCGGACGACAGGGATCagagcaaggcaagaaccagaGCTGGATGGACAGCCAGTCCATTTCAGAACACAATTATGTACACAACTACAGCCACAAGTACGCTTAAGTTGAGAGGGACATGCATTTCAATTCTTTATGGAATTTAGCAATTGCATTCATAGAAAATTTGTGTGTGATTTTTTGTTAGACATTTTAATACTTAACCctgctgatttatatatatatatatatatatattgtggaatatggccggccagtcatcccggccaatacccccaggccgccaggtggagctctccctgcagcatgaaggttccctgaatgccagcagggaattatggacaatggagtttttatccacagccctgctggataccacaggggccgctagaaggcgctgcagggaggagcagtgactattttccctacaccctggaagtacatccgagtcacatggacaagaggaatgacgtgcttcagtttttatctgacccggaagtgttcctagttacagggacagagagagcgaaacacttccaggtcaaggactataaaggattgtgggaaacccagagggttgagctgagctgggtggaagggtggcaacacatctgggagtggaggattggtttattgtattgtgaattattgagaattgtatgagtattgtggagaggagggtgctttgtgtactgttattaataataaagtcaacttattggacttttacctggtgtctggagtataGTCTGAGGGTCAAGAGGacaatagcgccctctatctgacactatatatatatatatatatatatatatatatatatatatatatatatatatatatataatatatatatatatatattgtgacagtttagggctctctcgcacccttgtaccctcggaccacacgtcagacaccagataaaagtccaaataattatttattataataataaagtgcacaaagcacgctcctctccacaattctccaataaaccaataacaataatcaataaaccaatccttcactcccagacgcttagccacccttcctcccaactcagctcgtccgtcggggatttcccacagtcctttggCAAATAGTCtgtgggcctccctgcagcgactcctggcggcccccatggtatccagcagggctgtgaataaagactccaatgtccataattccctgctggtcttgggcacctccatactgcaggagggctccatctggcggcgtggggtattggccaggatgaacagctggccatacatcacaatatatatatatatatatatatatatatatatatatatatatatatatatatatatatatataatgtatatataactCAAGTCACAAATAACCATAGTTGTGTTAATTTTTACTGAACACCTCCTTTCTGaactaatttttaatattttaatatttcctgCAAAACCTAAATTAATAGTAAATTTCATAGTCATATTGTGCTTCTCAGCACAATAATCCTAGACCACAGTTACATTGCTGAGATTACTGCAACATGGCTCCTGGCACACTGTTTTTtgatactgtacatatgtagCGCCATCTGCATGTTTTTGTCCACTTTTGCATTTTGTAAGAAGCTGCTTCAGGTGATGTGTTTAATGCTGTACTCTGTACAGCTGCCGCAGCTGCTTGCCCCCCTTTTaccttcattttcttccttttctgaGGTCTGCCCCTCTACAATTTCCTACCCACAACACTCATGATCTGATACATCAGAAGTGTCACTCTGCACTACTGCTTCTGAGTCTCTCCCTGACTCATCATCTGCCATCAAAGGATAGGATTTTTTCAATGGCTTGCTGTGCTGATAAACATCACGGCATTTCATTTCTTATCTCTTacctcccatccatccatcatccaacccgttatatcccaactacagggtcacaggggtccgctggagccaatcccagccaacccagggcgcaaggcaggaaacaaacctaaaCACATAAATACCTACATATGAaataaagccgatgtcacattattgACTCCTAGTtttggggtatgtcagatttgatgACTGCTGTTACTGGTCTCTTCACTGGACCATATCAATTTACACGAATCAAAACTGATGCCTATGTCATATTTACTGGCCAAGTGCTGACCTTCCAGTGCTATTATGTCAACCCCTTTctgtgacagccaataacatgacGCCTGATGGAGCCAATGCTGTACAAGGGGTTAACAGGCATGACAAGTTCAGCCAGTTCCATTCTGCTTTAGTTCATAAAAAGTGAGACATGAGAAAGGTAAGCCTCTCTTCTTTTTTGAGGTTCAAAATACAAGCGTTCATTATTTCACGTCGCTACAATCTATTCATTGTACATCATTGGTTGTCAGCGCTTATGCACACATAGTCCACCCCTACTactaaagataaaatcaaacatgtTTGATGTTATTGGAGCGGATTGTAGTCTAGTTGGAGTCAGttgttgggtatgtcacattaggcaacTGCTTTCACGGGAGTGCTCCACCATTTGCCCCCAACTCACTACCCTTATGTAAATGCAAGCTACGACTGCAGTACAGCTACTGGAATATTCACCTAATATAACATAGCCTTAAGTAAAAGACAGAAGCTCATCCGCAatgtacatatacacatgcaAAGAAATCATGAAAAATTATGTCTTGTTTGAATATTGTTTACAAACCCAGCACTTGCGTAAAAACACTAACTCTTTACTGTGGTCCAGTTTAGGCAAATAAATTTCCataataaagtatttttgttttaaattgttgtgAATGAAAAGCAAGAGGCATACCTTGGAAACTAGTTGGCTGTCGACTTGAGGTATAAATACAAggtttcacatactttttctaTTACAGGGCAGGTTTATGGAGAGCCAGAGATTTTTCTGGTATGAATTAGATGTGAGGCTGTTAACAGGAAAATCAGTccatctcaacaacaacaacatttatttatatagcacattttcatacaaaaaatgtagctcaaaatgctttacataatgaagaatagaagaataaaagacaaatataaagaaagaaaataaaataagtcaacattaattaacataaaataagagtaaggtccgatggccagggtggacagaaaaaacaaaaaaaaaactccagacggctggagaaaaaaaataaaatctgcaggggttccagaccatgagaccgcccagtcccctctgggaattctacctaagataaatgaaacagtcctctttggatttagggctcTCACGAAAGGACTCAGAATAAGCTTACACACATTTATGTAGTAGTTGTAGTAGCTCTCCAATACTACTCTAAAAATAATTAAGGGGACCTTTAGCCAATACTTAATGGTTGCAAGGTAAGAATTGTCATGTtactttctaacccacttaatccagaccagatgTGCTGggggtgctggagtctatcccagctagcttaCGGAGCAAGGCACGAACAAACCCTGAATAAGGCACCAGACTACCGCAGGGTAAAGGAATGAATTATAAACATTCCATAATAAGTTGTTCTAATACAATGATAGTAATAATTAGCTCAATTATAATTTGAAGCCTATTTCATTAATtcactgataaaaaacaaaaatgatgttgTGGTAACTTAGACAAGTTAGTTGAGTGGCGCTATTTCTCGCTATCTTTGTTGGAAATCAAAGTTTGTGCCCACTTAACATGTCTGCCTAGATTCATGCCATGTTACCCGCCCTCAGAAAAACAACTGTCTATAGTGCAGAAacactcacttttttttttttttttacaaattcttatgatcaaataaatatttgcatACACCTTATTCCTCATGACATTAAGGACAATGTTTAATTTTTGAAGTCTAAATTTAACTTGAAAATGCTAACAAATGATGAGATAAAACTATTTAGAACAACTGAAAAGTGAGAAATGTCGTCAATGTAAAAACTTGCATTCCTACTTTTATTTGCTAAGAACATGATACCTAAAGAGgcaacacagtgctgcagtggtagggctgctgctgcttcacaaggagacctgggtttgcatcctGTTTGTTAccagagtggagtttgcatgttccccctgtgcctgtgtgagtttcctctggaTGTTATGGTTTCACCCCACAGACCAAAgatatgcagtttaggtggactgAAAACGCTAAACTACTGACAGGGATTCTTCCTGCCATTCactttctgggataggctccatcagAATGGCAGCCctaccctggataagtgggtttatgAAATAGCTGGAAGGATGATGCTTAAATGTGTTTACATACTGGAACAATTTGTGTGGCAAACTTAAAAATTTGGGTTTATAATGATAATTACTGAGACTGTAACAAtcaaattacttttaaatgtaaaagaaaagccAACTGACATTTACTCAAGTGTGTTGGATCTCCTTAATTTCAACAGAAGTTGACATGACTCAAAAAGCTTCTTGCAAAGtgtaatgttagttttttttttacctaaaacatttatttttggagtgtttATTTAAATCTTATAATCCACAGTACACGAGGCTCCTGTCTAAAAGCTCATTAGCCACATGTCATTTTATTTCCATCTATTCCACATGCAATCTTGTGCTTTATTTCTTACCAATAACTCTTACATTTTTCAGCATTGTTTTATTGTCCCTGTGGTATAGTAAAGTGCCTTGAAAGTGATAAAAGAATTAAGAAATGGATGATTTTCTGTTAAAGAAGCTGGAAATCAGAATCAGCCATGAAAACCTTGAAAGTTTGATAGTGTCTATCATTCATCCTTTAATCTTCATGTCATGctcatatttatttcatattagtTTATAACAATTGCTGAACACTTACATGCATTTATCATTTCtagtcattttttaaactttttcatcCTGAACAGAATTGTGGGGGGTTGGATTGGGGATGCTGGAGTCTATCCAACCGAGTAtacagagcaaggcaggaacaaaccctggacagtgtgccagtccaccATAGGGTGCCTAAATTTATAATGAAATCAAATGCCATGGGCAGCTAAATGATTGTACAGggacagtttagagtcaccagttaacttaaAACGCATACACATTTAGAATTTTAGGGTGAACTGAAGTACACAGAGAAGACTCAAGTAGACATTTTAAGTATGTGCAACTTCTATACAGATAGTGACTTGGAGCAGAAGTGAACACAGGTCCTAGGGCATGAGCTATTTTGCCACAcaataagtaattaaaaataaaaaataaattaacttatgtcacattagattagattatatattttttggggCCACATAAGACTCTAATAAATGTCTATAACATACTTCATTAGTTTATAAGGTACAAAGTACTACTTCTGCTACtgctgaataaataataaaagcccaTTTCTTCATATATATCATACAAAACAATAAAGGTACCTTTGTAAATTACACATAACGGAAATCTTTTCCTAGACCTAGATAATAAGCTATAACCCACTAAAGGACTAGTTGACCTACAAGAGCAGATGCATTTTTCTGTCATCCTTTTTTTGAACACCTGATTGAAAAGAACACACACAAGTCTCCTTGTGATTTCCCTACCTGTCATTCTTTGCGGTGTCCAGTCTGTTTCTTCAAGTCCTTGTCTTGCAGTTTCCTTTCATCGTTCTGGTCACTGTGGGTTTGTTTTGTCCTTCAGATCAATTTTGTGTGAAAAATCTGAAAACCTTATACTTTGATCTCCTAGTAGACTTAGGGTGTCAGAGTATCATCAAGCAAGAGCATCTCGGTAGGTGGAAGTGAGCACATTCTTCATATGTTCCTGGTATTCTTTTACTTCTGATTCATTTGTGACAACAATAAATTGCGtaaagtttagcttttttttttttcccgatgcTTTGGTCCTTTTGTCTTATGACACTTGCCAGCTAGGCACGTGGTGCAGCTTGCACTGAGACTGACTCATCCTCTTGCACTTTACTTCTAGTCAGGCTAGGTAGGAGCAACGTTTTAGGGCAGGTGCCTCACTGCCTTCTACTCCACATCTCTGAAATATTCTAAGGTTTGACCAGCAAAAGGAAAGACACTGTGGTTTATAAGGGAGTGATCAGTGGATGGCAGCTCTAAGTGAATCTCTGACAAGTTTCCTATGCAGTAATGAGCAGGCCGGGTTTTTAAATGACTGTTCCAACTTCCCAAA
This portion of the Polypterus senegalus isolate Bchr_013 chromosome 6, ASM1683550v1, whole genome shotgun sequence genome encodes:
- the LOC120531207 gene encoding C-X-C chemokine receptor type 2 isoform X2 yields the protein MSLSDFEVLSVYEDSYVENESFIVDPSTIICLPVDIKPELSYWIFVGYLLIFLIAIPGNLMVAVVIGTNYRSLVPSDIYLFHLALADVFFALTIPFWGISAMQGWVFGNAMCKLISLIQEINFYSSILFLVCISIDRYLAIVWAVKTKKKRMPFFSWLLCIIVWLLGVILSLPVLHNHAFKPLNLTKTVCYEEYNPQTSDHWRFSIRMLRHVLGFLLPLTIMLICYGITVSRLLQTRSFGKQKAMKVIVSVVSGFLFCWMPYHIVVMLDTAMRAGLFPHTCEKRYSIDLALLATQSLGLLHSCINPFLYAFVGEKFKQNFLKFLVKTGLTKRNVQWKSSRSSSQNSDITSTMM
- the LOC120531207 gene encoding C-X-C chemokine receptor type 2 isoform X1, translated to MTGKMSLSDFEVLSVYEDSYVENESFIVDPSTIICLPVDIKPELSYWIFVGYLLIFLIAIPGNLMVAVVIGTNYRSLVPSDIYLFHLALADVFFALTIPFWGISAMQGWVFGNAMCKLISLIQEINFYSSILFLVCISIDRYLAIVWAVKTKKKRMPFFSWLLCIIVWLLGVILSLPVLHNHAFKPLNLTKTVCYEEYNPQTSDHWRFSIRMLRHVLGFLLPLTIMLICYGITVSRLLQTRSFGKQKAMKVIVSVVSGFLFCWMPYHIVVMLDTAMRAGLFPHTCEKRYSIDLALLATQSLGLLHSCINPFLYAFVGEKFKQNFLKFLVKTGLTKRNVQWKSSRSSSQNSDITSTMM